A genomic region of Streptomyces rimosus contains the following coding sequences:
- a CDS encoding sigma-70 family RNA polymerase sigma factor codes for MSSELDPAVIAAAQAGDGQARDRLVTESMPLVYNIVGRALHGHADVDDVAQETMLRALAGLGELRDPGSFRSWLVAITMNQIRAHWRQDQAAPVDGGLDTAYDVADPRADFVGLTIVRLGLSGQRREVAEATRWLDEADRALLSLWWLEAAGELTRAEVATAMELSPQHTAVRVQRMKTQLEASRVVVRALSANPRCVLLETVVEQWDGVPSALWRKRIARHARECTVCSSFSSGLVPADKLLVGLALVPLAATLAPDTLESPVLAGATTQQPAMTPAPDGSAAPSVGGPTAAGGRAQLRDALRESRRVRRRRAVTAAAVAAAALATVGGVLPLITSGPDEEPGATRAATEPESAPLAGQPPRSPSASPSPSGKSHSPTPTPSASASHSKEPHTPRKKRTPTESATPAPRPSSAAPAPAAGSSSGQSPFAQQVTALVNTERAKQGCAPVRGNSQLDTAAGRHSQDMDARNYFDHTSPDGTDPGDRIKAAGYQWSTYGENIARGQRSAAEVMNSWMNSPGHRANILNCAFKEIGIGTHEGSGGPTWTQVFGARGQ; via the coding sequence GTGAGCAGCGAACTCGACCCTGCGGTGATCGCCGCCGCCCAGGCCGGGGACGGTCAGGCCAGGGACCGGCTCGTCACCGAGTCCATGCCCCTGGTGTACAACATCGTGGGGCGCGCGCTGCACGGCCACGCGGACGTGGACGACGTGGCGCAGGAGACGATGCTCCGGGCCCTCGCCGGCCTCGGGGAACTGCGCGATCCGGGCAGTTTCCGGTCCTGGCTGGTGGCCATCACGATGAACCAGATACGCGCGCACTGGCGTCAGGACCAGGCCGCACCCGTGGACGGCGGCCTGGACACCGCTTACGACGTCGCCGACCCCCGCGCCGACTTCGTCGGGCTGACCATCGTCCGTCTCGGCCTGTCCGGGCAGCGCCGGGAGGTCGCCGAAGCCACCCGCTGGCTGGACGAGGCCGACCGGGCCCTGCTGTCGCTGTGGTGGCTGGAGGCGGCCGGTGAACTGACCCGTGCCGAGGTCGCCACGGCCATGGAGCTTTCGCCCCAGCACACGGCCGTACGGGTCCAGCGCATGAAGACCCAGCTCGAAGCCTCCCGCGTGGTGGTGCGCGCGCTGTCCGCGAACCCGCGGTGCGTGCTGCTGGAGACCGTCGTCGAGCAGTGGGACGGCGTGCCCTCCGCGCTGTGGCGTAAGCGCATCGCGCGGCACGCCCGCGAGTGCACGGTCTGCTCCTCCTTCTCCTCAGGACTGGTGCCCGCGGACAAGCTGCTCGTCGGTCTGGCGCTGGTGCCGCTGGCCGCCACGCTCGCGCCGGACACCCTGGAGTCCCCGGTCCTCGCGGGCGCCACCACCCAGCAGCCCGCCATGACCCCGGCGCCAGACGGGTCGGCGGCTCCCTCGGTGGGCGGCCCCACCGCCGCCGGGGGACGGGCCCAACTCCGTGACGCGCTGCGCGAGAGCCGCCGCGTCCGCCGCCGACGCGCCGTCACCGCGGCCGCCGTGGCCGCCGCCGCTCTCGCCACCGTGGGCGGCGTCCTCCCGCTGATCACTTCCGGACCGGACGAGGAACCCGGTGCCACCCGCGCCGCCACGGAGCCCGAGTCGGCGCCGCTGGCCGGGCAGCCGCCGCGCAGCCCCTCCGCGAGCCCTTCGCCCTCCGGGAAGAGCCACAGTCCGACGCCCACTCCGTCCGCTTCGGCCTCCCATTCCAAGGAGCCGCACACGCCCAGGAAGAAACGGACCCCCACGGAATCGGCCACCCCGGCTCCGCGCCCGTCGTCCGCCGCACCCGCCCCGGCCGCCGGTTCCTCGAGCGGCCAGTCGCCGTTCGCGCAGCAGGTCACCGCTCTGGTCAACACCGAACGCGCCAAGCAGGGCTGCGCGCCAGTACGCGGCAACAGTCAGCTCGACACCGCGGCAGGGCGCCATTCGCAGGACATGGACGCGCGCAATTACTTCGACCACACCAGTCCGGACGGAACGGACCCGGGCGACCGGATCAAGGCCGCCGGATACCAGTGGAGTACTTACGGGGAAAACATCGCCCGGGGACAGCGGTCCGCCGCCGAGGTGATGAACAGCTGGATGAACAGCCCCGGCCACCGGGCGAACATTCTCAACTGCGCTTTCAAGGAAATCGGCATAGGCACCCACGAAGGGTCCGGCGGACCGACCTGGACGCAGGTGTTCGGCGCACGCGGCCAGTAG
- a CDS encoding D-alanyl-D-alanine carboxypeptidase family protein, producing the protein MKTGIKGVRRLSATAVTAAGAVLMAGTFAAPAQAATPGAATLRAAATKAAEQARATAGTPQAPTITAAGGFVMNNATGAAAFTKAADSRRSMGSTTKIMTAQVVLSQRNLNLDTQVTVDKAYSDYIVSKTASSAGLIVGDKVTVRQLLYGLMLPSGCDAAYALADKFGSGSTRAARVQSFIGQMNTTAKNLGLNNTHFDSFDGIGNGANYSTPRDLTKLASNAMKNATFRTVVGTKSTKQKVTTKSGGYRYMSWTNTNNLLGSYAGTIGVKTGSGPEAKYCLVFAATRNGKTVIGTVLASSSVANRTADAKKLLDYGFAK; encoded by the coding sequence TTGAAAACTGGCATTAAGGGCGTACGTCGTCTGTCCGCGACGGCCGTCACCGCCGCGGGTGCGGTGCTGATGGCCGGGACGTTCGCCGCTCCGGCACAGGCCGCGACACCCGGGGCCGCCACCTTGCGGGCCGCGGCGACCAAGGCCGCCGAGCAGGCCCGGGCGACGGCCGGCACGCCCCAGGCGCCCACGATCACCGCGGCGGGCGGGTTCGTGATGAACAACGCCACCGGCGCGGCCGCGTTCACCAAGGCGGCGGACTCCCGCCGTTCCATGGGGTCCACCACCAAGATCATGACCGCGCAGGTGGTGCTGTCGCAGCGCAACCTCAACCTGGACACCCAGGTCACGGTCGACAAGGCGTACAGCGACTACATCGTCTCCAAGACCGCCTCGTCGGCCGGTCTGATCGTCGGGGACAAGGTCACCGTCCGCCAGCTGCTGTACGGGCTGATGCTCCCGTCCGGCTGCGACGCGGCGTACGCGCTCGCCGACAAGTTCGGCAGCGGGTCCACGCGGGCGGCGCGGGTGCAGTCGTTCATCGGCCAGATGAACACCACGGCCAAGAACCTCGGCCTGAACAACACCCACTTCGACTCGTTCGACGGCATCGGCAACGGCGCGAACTACTCGACGCCGCGCGACCTGACGAAGCTGGCCTCCAACGCGATGAAGAACGCCACGTTCCGCACCGTCGTGGGGACCAAGTCGACCAAGCAGAAGGTCACCACGAAGAGCGGCGGCTACCGCTACATGTCGTGGACCAACACCAACAACCTGCTGGGCAGCTACGCCGGCACCATCGGCGTGAAGACCGGTTCGGGTCCGGAGGCCAAGTACTGCCTGGTCTTCGCCGCCACCCGGAACGGCAAGACGGTCATCGGTACGGTCCTGGCCTCCTCCTCGGTGGCCAACCGCACCGCCGACGCGAAGAAGTTGCTGGACTACGGCTTCGCGAAGTAG
- a CDS encoding CPBP family intramembrane glutamic endopeptidase: protein MTQSLRTLTPPPLSPRRRGPLVFLGVAYLGMWVAMTPLLATGFQRESARSGMGTLEQVCVSAAMFAPALAALLVVKYVEPAGRIRDVLALRPSRSWAHVARSCLPALVVPALLTVAALVIGATTGHYPFHVPWSGLGAWAIGLLLKMVVSLPLFLGEELGWQGYLFPRLAGRGKGSRLVWAYVGTGAAFALWHLPTLLMGGQYPGRHWYVSVFAIVVSCVLILPVFTWLRLRSGSVVPAVVGHAFVSTASVSMVKEFAAPNAPVDPLHMGMTGWPGWIATGAFVAFLALTGRLRPSAYG from the coding sequence ATGACCCAATCCCTGCGGACCCTGACACCGCCGCCCCTGTCACCCCGCCGCCGCGGGCCGCTGGTGTTCCTCGGTGTGGCCTACCTGGGCATGTGGGTGGCCATGACGCCTCTCCTGGCCACCGGCTTCCAGCGGGAGAGCGCCCGGTCGGGCATGGGAACACTGGAGCAGGTCTGCGTCTCGGCCGCGATGTTCGCGCCCGCCCTCGCCGCTCTCCTCGTGGTCAAGTACGTGGAGCCCGCCGGCCGGATACGGGACGTCCTCGCCCTGCGGCCGTCACGGTCGTGGGCCCACGTCGCGCGCTCCTGCCTGCCGGCCCTCGTGGTCCCCGCCCTCCTGACCGTCGCCGCGCTCGTCATCGGGGCCACGACGGGGCACTACCCCTTCCACGTCCCCTGGAGCGGGCTCGGCGCCTGGGCGATCGGCCTGCTGCTCAAGATGGTGGTGTCGCTGCCGCTGTTCCTCGGCGAGGAACTGGGCTGGCAGGGCTATCTCTTCCCGCGTCTCGCCGGGCGCGGCAAAGGCTCGCGCCTGGTGTGGGCGTACGTGGGCACCGGCGCCGCCTTCGCGCTGTGGCACCTGCCCACGCTCCTGATGGGCGGGCAGTACCCCGGCCGCCACTGGTATGTGTCCGTGTTCGCGATAGTCGTCAGCTGCGTCCTCATCCTGCCGGTCTTCACCTGGCTGCGCCTGCGCTCCGGGTCGGTGGTGCCGGCGGTCGTCGGCCACGCCTTCGTCAGCACGGCGAGCGTGAGCATGGTCAAGGAGTTCGCCGCGCCGAACGCCCCGGTGGACCCGCTGCACATGGGGATGACCGGCTGGCCCGGCTGGATAGCCACCGGCGCGTTCGTCGCCTTCCTCGCGCTGACGGGGCGGCTGCGGCCGTCGGCGTACGGGTAG
- the hemC gene encoding hydroxymethylbilane synthase — MPAPELIRIVSRSSPMALAQVERVRAELTARYPATRTEVVPVTTSGDRWMGDLSKLGGKVAFTKEVDAALLAGEADLAVHCVKDVPADRPLPAGTTFAAFLKRDDIRDALIHPGGLTLDRLPAGTRIGTSSVRRIAQLAASYPHLTCVPMRGNANRRLEKLHAGDADALLLAVSGLERIGRREVITEVLSAETLCPPIGAGILALQCREDDTGTIDAVSALGDRDAFREATAERMFLHVLQGHCNSPIAGYAKTERNGELSLRACVFTPDGKTVLNAHEWAGPLDPATLGTSVAVALLRQGARDLIDSIAH; from the coding sequence ATGCCCGCCCCAGAACTGATCCGCATCGTCTCGCGTTCCTCGCCCATGGCACTCGCTCAGGTGGAGCGCGTACGGGCCGAACTGACCGCCCGGTACCCGGCGACCCGTACCGAGGTGGTGCCCGTCACCACCTCCGGTGACCGCTGGATGGGTGATCTGTCCAAGCTGGGCGGCAAGGTGGCGTTCACCAAGGAGGTGGACGCCGCGCTGCTGGCCGGGGAGGCGGACCTCGCGGTGCACTGCGTCAAGGATGTGCCGGCCGACCGGCCGCTGCCCGCCGGAACGACCTTCGCCGCGTTCCTCAAGCGCGACGACATCCGCGACGCGCTCATTCACCCCGGCGGTCTCACCCTCGACCGGCTGCCCGCCGGTACGCGCATCGGCACCTCCTCCGTACGCCGGATCGCGCAGCTCGCCGCGTCCTACCCGCACCTCACCTGCGTACCGATGCGCGGCAACGCCAACCGCCGCCTGGAGAAGCTCCACGCCGGGGACGCCGACGCCCTGCTGCTCGCCGTGTCCGGGCTGGAGCGCATCGGCCGACGCGAGGTCATCACCGAGGTCCTGTCGGCCGAGACGTTGTGCCCGCCCATCGGCGCCGGAATTCTGGCGCTGCAATGCCGTGAGGACGACACCGGCACCATTGACGCGGTCAGCGCGCTCGGTGACCGGGATGCCTTCCGGGAGGCGACGGCCGAGCGGATGTTCCTCCACGTCCTCCAGGGGCACTGCAATTCGCCGATCGCCGGCTACGCGAAGACCGAGCGCAACGGGGAACTGTCGCTGCGGGCCTGTGTCTTCACCCCGGACGGCAAGACCGTGCTCAACGCCCACGAGTGGGCCGGGCCGCTCGACCCGGCGACCCTGGGCACGTCCGTCGCGGTCGCCCTGCTGCGCCAGGGGGCGCGCGACCTGATCGACTCCATCGCGCACTGA
- a CDS encoding nitroreductase family deazaflavin-dependent oxidoreductase gives MPLEGEYEPSPEKWVRDQVELYESSGGTKGTTMRGLPVIILTTRGAKSGRIRKTPLMRVEHEGTYAVVASLGGAPKHPVWYHNVVADPRVELQDGPVRMDLVAREVTGEEKALWWGRAVEAFPDYADYQKKTDREIPVFVLETPETSHS, from the coding sequence ATGCCACTTGAGGGCGAGTACGAGCCGAGCCCGGAGAAGTGGGTACGCGACCAGGTCGAGCTGTACGAGAGCAGCGGCGGCACCAAGGGAACGACGATGCGCGGCCTGCCCGTCATCATCCTGACGACCCGGGGCGCCAAGTCGGGCAGGATCCGCAAGACGCCGCTGATGCGGGTGGAACACGAGGGCACCTACGCCGTGGTCGCCTCCCTGGGCGGCGCCCCCAAGCACCCCGTCTGGTACCACAACGTCGTGGCGGACCCCCGCGTGGAACTCCAGGACGGCCCGGTCCGCATGGACCTGGTGGCCCGTGAGGTGACGGGCGAGGAGAAGGCCCTGTGGTGGGGGCGTGCGGTCGAGGCGTTCCCCGACTACGCCGACTACCAGAAGAAGACCGACCGCGAGATCCCGGTCTTCGTCCTGGAGACTCCGGAGACGAGCCACAGCTGA